From a single Drosophila sulfurigaster albostrigata strain 15112-1811.04 chromosome 3, ASM2355843v2, whole genome shotgun sequence genomic region:
- the LOC133842459 gene encoding DDB1- and CUL4-associated factor 11 yields the protein MGNALQFPSDDEDIWEFPDDYDVINVNVAAMDVQLGRPNYVPNKLPVILNKPNLDKFQKTDMYKEIKARSSLINKKSREQHWNLLNALQQRENGITAPGYSSFSPSQQRFLSNFYIPNQKAMRLMSLDAKVFVSKFNKSGSKLLTACQDGFVRIYDGSKGTYHLINRINARDVQWSITDADFSPNGQHFAYSTWSRSFYIMPVNGTDDDCQWIDVDDTSSIRVAIFSLRYSPTGDKIIGGSGNSTVIIGDVATRATQILRTHRAPDIDVNAVSFVNDKDPNIIIAGCDDGLLKVFDLRTSFRSRYLTKSVLSFVGHYDGITYIDPRNDGYHVLSNSKDQSIKIWDMRLPNSQRNRPASRSHLNSKARWDYRWDRVPREFYNPHKALDGDSSIMTYRGHRVSKTLLRAKFSPAEQTGQRFIYTGCATGRIIIYDVLTGKIREAIEGHRNVIRDLDWHPVRSEIVSSSWDSHVHLNNFKRNMAPVSHKRRRSSARDNLPLRRSRRLANRSDSTSRA from the exons ATGGGTAATGCATTGCAATTCCCAAGTGACGACGAGGATATTTGGGAGTTCCCCGACGATTACGATGTGATAAATGTCAATGTCGCCGCAATGGACGTGCAATTGGGACGTCCAAATTACGTACCAAACAAGCTGCCTGTAATTCTAAACAAACCAAATCTGGACAAATTTCAA AAAACAGACAtgtataaagaaataaagGCACGCAGCAGTTTGATTAATAAGAAATCGCGAGAACAACACTGGAATCTGTTGAACGCGCTGCAACAGCGTGAAAATGGAATCACAGCGCCTGGTTATTCATCATTCTCGCCCAGTCAACAGCGCTTCTTGTCCAACTTCTATATACCCAATCAGAAGGCAATGCGACTGATGTCTTTGGACGCCAAAGTGTTTGTCTCCAAGTTCAATAAAAGCGGCAGCAAACTGTTAACAGCATGTCAAG ATGGCTTTGTGAGGATTTACGATGGCTCCAAAGGCACTTACCACTTGATCAATCGTATTAACGCACGTGACGTACAATGGAGCATTACCGATGCTGATTTCAGTCCGAATGGACAGCACTTTGCCTACTCCACCTGGTCACGCTCAT TCTACATCATGCCCGTGAACGGCACCGACGACGACTGTCAGTGGATCGATGTGGACGATACGTCTAGCATTCGTGTGGCGATCTTTTCACTGCGCTATTCGCCCACTGGCGATAAGATTATTGGTGGCAGTGGCAATTCTACGGTTATTATTGGTGATGTTGCCACACGCGCCACACAAATCTTACGCACTCATCGCGCGCCTGATATTGATGTGAATGCTGTGAGCTTTGTGAATGACAAGGATCCCAATATTATCATTGCTGGCTGTGATGATGGCCTTCTGAAAGTATTCGATTTGCGTACGTCATTTCGTTCTCGTTATCTGACCAAATCCGTGCTATCATTTGTTGGGCATTATGACGGCATAACGTACATTGATCCCCGCAACGATGGCTATCATGTGTTGTCTAATTCCAAGGACCAAAGCATTAAGATCTGGGACATGCGCCTACCCAATAGTCAGCGTAATCGTCCGGCTTCTCGCTCACATCTGAATTCGAAGGCCAGGTGGGATTATCGCTGGGATCGCGTGCCACGCGAAT TTTATAATCCACACAAAGCGCTCGATGGCGACAGCAGCATTATGACTTATCGTGGCCACCGTGTGAGCAAAACTCTGCTGCGCGCCAAGTTCTCGCCTGCGGAGCAAACTGGCCAGCGTTTCATTTATACCGGTTGTGCTACAGGTCGTATTATAA TTTACGATGTGCTTACGGGCAAAATTCGTGAGGCTATCGAGGGGCATCGCAATGTTATACGTGATTTGGATTGGCATCCAGTACGGTCAGAGATTGTGTCCAGCTCG tGGGATTCACATGTGCATCTGAACAACTTTAAGAGGAATATGGCTCCAGTGTCGCATAAGCGACGTCGCAGCTCCGCGCGAGACAATTTGCCATTGCGGCGGTCGCGTCGTCTGGCTAACAGATCGGATTCAACTAGCAGAGCATAA
- the LOC133842456 gene encoding PIN2/TERF1-interacting telomerase inhibitor 1 isoform X2, which yields MAMLAEPRRRKKYNLCPRGKALYEDSARFGTKMLEKMGWSKGRGLGANEDGSQDFVRVRFKNDAEGLGYENRDDQWTIHEEGFNGLLNSLNGGSADDAPNTNDNSGAASASEDEARPMGFGFREVTPEKKVKSKTLKNNISGVSLEEKSKQSKARVHYKKFTRGKDLSRYSEKDLANIFGKKATEDIDAPVEPVVPAEQQPAEEEEKPVDPNFAGVHTVSTGLSVNDYFKQKMEAMKNRLKNNSFVAAEEATPLPNGDGEAAVNDAEEVEETAQPEKKKKKSKRAKKEEEETVIESSPVKETASKIKKKKKSKEVVEEVEAEPEVEAEIVSVMEKKEKKKSKRAAEEEQSELTEEKPPLKKKSKNVAEGADELEVDPKDVNEVKQKKSKEDAEQAQAAVKATPSEESATKEKTKKKSKRAAEETATVEQQPESEVEAVSVEAVVKEKKKKSKRAAEEIKEKQQPEPEVKSVPSEEATSKEKKKKSKRAAEADAIELEQQVEEAEETSQPKRKKKKKDKQDDDVDVNATKEIPVDEETNKKSKKKKKPENHENVEKNSTSSI from the exons ATGGCTATGCTTGCTGAACCACGACGccgcaaaaaatacaatttgtgtCCGCGCGGCAAAGCGCTTTATGAAG ATTCCGCACGTTTTGGCACGAAAATGCTCGAGAAAATGGGCTGGTCTAAGGGCCGCGGGCTGGGTGCCAACGAGGATGGCTCACAAGACTTTGTGCGCGTTCGTTTTAAAAATGATGCCGAAGGATTGGGCTACGAAAACCGCGATGATCAATGGACCATCCATGAAGAGGGTTTCAATGGCCTGCTAAATTCACTCAATGGCGGCAGCGCCGACGATGCTCCAAATACAAATGATAATAGCGGTGCAGCATCCGCTTCCGAGGACGAAGCTCGTCCTATGGGCTTCGGTTTTAGGGAGGTGACACCTGAAAAAAAGGTTAAGAGCAAAACCTTGAAGAATAACATAAGTGGAGTCTCGCTGGAGGAGAAGTCCAAGCAGAGCAAAGCCCGTGTGCACTATAAGAAGTTTACGCGTGGCAAAGATTTGTCACGATACAGTGAAAAAGATTTGGCCAACATATTTGGCAAAAAGGCTACAGAAGACATCGATGCACCTGTTGAGCCTGTTGTACCCgcagagcagcagccagcagaggaggaggagaagccTGTTGACCCCAACTTTGCTGGTGTTCACACAGTGAGCACTGGACTGTCagttaatgattatttcaaACAGAAAATGGAAGCTATGAAAAACAGATTGAAGAACAattcttttgttgctgctgaggaAGCGACACCGCTTCCAAATGGAGATGGCGAAGCTGCTGTGAATGATGCTGAAGAGGTTGAAGAGACAGCTCAAccggaaaagaaaaaaaagaaatcaaagcgTGCCaagaaagaggaagaggaaaCGGTAATTGAATCTTCCCCAGTTAAAGAAACTGCTTCCAagataaagaagaaaaagaagtcGAAGGAAGTGGTTGAAGAAGTTGAAGCTGAGCCAGAAGTAGAAGCAGAGATTGTATCTGTCATggagaagaaagaaaagaagaaatcgAAGCGTGCAGCTGAGGAGGAGCAGAGTGAGTTGACTGAAGAGAAACCGCCACTGAAAAAGAAATCGAAGAATGTAGCTGAAGGTGCAGATGAACTAGAAGTAGACCCAAAGGATGTTAATGAGGTGAAACAGAAAAAGTCGAAAGAGGATGCTGAACAGGCTCAGGCAGCAGTCAAAGCCACTCCAAGCGAGGAATCTGCTACCAAGGAAAAGACGAAAAAGAAGTCGAAACGTGCTGCCGAAGAAACAGCTACAGTGGAGCAGCAACCTGAGTCCGAAGTGGAAGCTGTGTCTGTTGAAGCTGTTGTcaaggaaaagaaaaagaagtcGAAGCGAGCTGCCGAAGAAATCAAGGAGAAGCAGCAACCCGAACCTGAAGTGAAATCTGTGCCGTCCGAGGAAGCTACTTCCAaggagaagaaaaagaaatccAAGCGGGCAGCCGAAGCAGACGCCATTGAGTTGGAGCAACAAGTGGAGGAAGCCGAGGAAACAAGCCAGCCAAAgcgtaaaaagaaaaagaaggaTAAGCAAGATGACGATGTCGATGTGAATGCAACAAAAGAAATCCCAGTAGATGAAGAAACTAACAAGAAatcgaagaagaaaaagaagccaGAGAATCATGAGAACGTTGAA AAAAATTCTACATCTTCGATATGA
- the LOC133842456 gene encoding uncharacterized protein LOC133842456 isoform X1 has translation MAMLAEPRRRKKYNLCPRGKALYEDSARFGTKMLEKMGWSKGRGLGANEDGSQDFVRVRFKNDAEGLGYENRDDQWTIHEEGFNGLLNSLNGGSADDAPNTNDNSGAASASEDEARPMGFGFREVTPEKKVKSKTLKNNISGVSLEEKSKQSKARVHYKKFTRGKDLSRYSEKDLANIFGKKATEDIDAPVEPVVPAEQQPAEEEEKPVDPNFAGVHTVSTGLSVNDYFKQKMEAMKNRLKNNSFVAAEEATPLPNGDGEAAVNDAEEVEETAQPEKKKKKSKRAKKEEEETVIESSPVKETASKIKKKKKSKEVVEEVEAEPEVEAEIVSVMEKKEKKKSKRAAEEEQSELTEEKPPLKKKSKNVAEGADELEVDPKDVNEVKQKKSKEDAEQAQAAVKATPSEESATKEKTKKKSKRAAEETATVEQQPESEVEAVSVEAVVKEKKKKSKRAAEEIKEKQQPEPEVKSVPSEEATSKEKKKKSKRAAEADAIELEQQVEEAEETSQPKRKKKKKDKQDDDVDVNATKEIPVDEETNKKSKKKKKPENHENVEVSAESSSSDADTDSDNSQYLSYEELIKKRDSFNVCPISSFCAEKFYIFDMKAYRNSTIAHITGYDVDENIKLKVVQAKNDNLRIFNLWEGKTSKYLNEPKVGITKPKHKHKAAVRAVKKRQLFSGI, from the exons ATGGCTATGCTTGCTGAACCACGACGccgcaaaaaatacaatttgtgtCCGCGCGGCAAAGCGCTTTATGAAG ATTCCGCACGTTTTGGCACGAAAATGCTCGAGAAAATGGGCTGGTCTAAGGGCCGCGGGCTGGGTGCCAACGAGGATGGCTCACAAGACTTTGTGCGCGTTCGTTTTAAAAATGATGCCGAAGGATTGGGCTACGAAAACCGCGATGATCAATGGACCATCCATGAAGAGGGTTTCAATGGCCTGCTAAATTCACTCAATGGCGGCAGCGCCGACGATGCTCCAAATACAAATGATAATAGCGGTGCAGCATCCGCTTCCGAGGACGAAGCTCGTCCTATGGGCTTCGGTTTTAGGGAGGTGACACCTGAAAAAAAGGTTAAGAGCAAAACCTTGAAGAATAACATAAGTGGAGTCTCGCTGGAGGAGAAGTCCAAGCAGAGCAAAGCCCGTGTGCACTATAAGAAGTTTACGCGTGGCAAAGATTTGTCACGATACAGTGAAAAAGATTTGGCCAACATATTTGGCAAAAAGGCTACAGAAGACATCGATGCACCTGTTGAGCCTGTTGTACCCgcagagcagcagccagcagaggaggaggagaagccTGTTGACCCCAACTTTGCTGGTGTTCACACAGTGAGCACTGGACTGTCagttaatgattatttcaaACAGAAAATGGAAGCTATGAAAAACAGATTGAAGAACAattcttttgttgctgctgaggaAGCGACACCGCTTCCAAATGGAGATGGCGAAGCTGCTGTGAATGATGCTGAAGAGGTTGAAGAGACAGCTCAAccggaaaagaaaaaaaagaaatcaaagcgTGCCaagaaagaggaagaggaaaCGGTAATTGAATCTTCCCCAGTTAAAGAAACTGCTTCCAagataaagaagaaaaagaagtcGAAGGAAGTGGTTGAAGAAGTTGAAGCTGAGCCAGAAGTAGAAGCAGAGATTGTATCTGTCATggagaagaaagaaaagaagaaatcgAAGCGTGCAGCTGAGGAGGAGCAGAGTGAGTTGACTGAAGAGAAACCGCCACTGAAAAAGAAATCGAAGAATGTAGCTGAAGGTGCAGATGAACTAGAAGTAGACCCAAAGGATGTTAATGAGGTGAAACAGAAAAAGTCGAAAGAGGATGCTGAACAGGCTCAGGCAGCAGTCAAAGCCACTCCAAGCGAGGAATCTGCTACCAAGGAAAAGACGAAAAAGAAGTCGAAACGTGCTGCCGAAGAAACAGCTACAGTGGAGCAGCAACCTGAGTCCGAAGTGGAAGCTGTGTCTGTTGAAGCTGTTGTcaaggaaaagaaaaagaagtcGAAGCGAGCTGCCGAAGAAATCAAGGAGAAGCAGCAACCCGAACCTGAAGTGAAATCTGTGCCGTCCGAGGAAGCTACTTCCAaggagaagaaaaagaaatccAAGCGGGCAGCCGAAGCAGACGCCATTGAGTTGGAGCAACAAGTGGAGGAAGCCGAGGAAACAAGCCAGCCAAAgcgtaaaaagaaaaagaaggaTAAGCAAGATGACGATGTCGATGTGAATGCAACAAAAGAAATCCCAGTAGATGAAGAAACTAACAAGAAatcgaagaagaaaaagaagccaGAGAATCATGAGAACGTTGAAGTAAGTGCCGAATCTTCTAGTTCTGATGCAGATACTGATTCTGACAACAGCCAATACCTTTCTTACGAGGAACTTATTAAAAAGCGAGACTCATTCAATGTATGCCCAATCTCTTCATTTTGCGCAGAAAAATTCTACATCTTCGATATGAAGGCGTACAGGAACTCGACGATAGCACACATAACCGGATACGATGTCGACGAAAACATAAAACTGAAAGTGGTGCAAGCAAAAAACGATAATCTGCGTATTTTCAATCTTTGGGAAGGCAAAACTAGCAAGTACCTCAATGAACCCAAGGTTGGCATAACAAAAcccaaacataaacataaagcAGCTGTGAGAGCAGTGAAGAAACGCCAATTATTCTCAGGAATTTAg